The DNA window AGGCTAAAGCGGGCTCCATGGGGGGCACAAAACAGTCGTTGTCTGAGCGCAAAGAGGCCGTCAATCCGCAATTACGGGGTAAATGATGGATCAAAACCACGATGCTGGAATTATGCAAAGGTCTCCTTTACAAGGGGGAGTACGCCGAAGGCGGGAGGGGGTAATCATTGCGCGAAGTTACCGTGGATCGTTTACCACCCCGTCGGCTTGCGCCGCTTTTTCCCCTCCTTATAAAAGGAGGGGAAATGGCAGGGGCGCCGCTTGCCGCGCCCTCTTAGCGTTGCCCTTGTTACTGGGCGCAACGAAAACCTCTAAGGTAGGACGTATCGGCCGGATTGAAGTCGACGCGGTCGGCCGCCCGGGCGTAGATAGATTGACGCTCCCACGACCCGCCGCGAACGATTTTCGTACCTGAGTCCACCACATTCTCAGGATCGTTCACCGGGCTTGTGGCATAGTAGTTCGCGTCATACCAGTCGCTCACCCATTCCCACATGTTCCCCGCCATGTCATACAAACCAATCGAATTGGCAGCGTAATTCCCAACCGGCGCTGGGCCGCCGCCCACTGAAGTCGCCGCGTTATAACAGCCGCCTCCATTCCAAATGTTAGCCGTAGTGCAGTCTATATTGTCGCTCCCCGTGCCATACCGCACCACCTGCCCGCCGTTCCGGGCGGCGTATTCCCATTCCGCTTCCGTCGGCAGACGTTTACCCTGAGCTGAACAATAGTCGGATGCGTTCTGCCATGTCACCTTCTCAACGGGATAAGTCGAAGTGTCCGCCGGAAGCGTCCCCTCGTTCGCCTGCACAAACCACGATGGGTTGACCCCGCTGTTCCATGCCGTGTAATCCCCCTGCGTCACCTCCTTGGCGTCCATATAGAAAGTTGACACGCACACGTTATGCAGAAGCTCATCGACTTCTTCCCCCAACCAATTGTCCCCCATGTCAAAACAACCTCCGGTGACTAGAACCATGCCGGCGGGGGTTGATGAGCCGGCGGACGCCTGCGTGTACGCGCAACTGCCGTCATCCACTGTGGCCGTGGGATTGTAATTGCTGGCCGATTGGTTCGTGCATCCCCGATAAGTGCAATCCCCGGCGCTGGTGGCCTCGGGATTCCAATTGCTCCCCGATGGATCCATGCACCCCTCGATATTCAATATCGGCGACGGTATGTTTATCGCGCCAACGGTTATCTGGCTGGCGTTTGTCCCATTGCCCAAAAACTCACCCGCCGCCGCGGGCAGGCCGAGCATGACGTCCTGATTGCGCCCTTCATTTATCTTCGTGTCGCTCAAGTCCCGCTCCAACCGGGCGATCACTTCCCGCAACTGGCCCGGTTCATATCCCCTGTTTGCCGACGATTGGGACAACGCCGCGAGTATCAGCCCATACCGGGCAGAATCGCTGTTCGGATCGGACTGTTCGGAGCCGTTTGTCAAATCATCCGGGGTGACATGGGTGATGTCCACCCCCTCCAGCCCGAAGTTCGCGGCGATGTTCGCGTTTGCGTTGGTTATGGCGGCGGTCATGGACTCCCCGTCGTTTATCCTTTGCCTGGCCTGGGCGGTGGCGATGGTGGTGATGGCTGTCACCGCCACATTCTCCCCTGCCGCAACGCCGTTTGAATACATAGCCTGAAGTTCCTTGCCGGCAAAATCCACCGTCACCCCTGTCGCCTCGTCCACATACGACCCGCCGGAGACGGCGATCTCCACCGCCCCCGTGAAGGATTGGTTGAACGAGAATCTGCCGTCCGCCCCGGTGGTGGTCTGCGCCAGAACCGCGCCGCGCGTTCCGTCCGCGTTGAGTTGGTACACCGTCACCGTGCCGCCGATTATCGGTCCCTTGGAAGCGCGCCCGGTGATGGAAACTGACTGCGAAGATTGACCTGAAGATGACGAAGAGGTGGAGGAAGATTTGCCGCCGTCACACGCGGCAATAGCGCCAACGAAGATAAGCAATAAAACAGCTATTAAAGGATTACGTCTTGCTTGCTTGCTTGCTTGCTTGCTTGCTTGCTTCGCAACATTGGTACCGTCCCCCTCAGATTTAGCCGTTATGGCGATTTAAGAAATTTGATTCAATTCAGGTTTCAGCCTTAATACCAGATAAATATTGATGTTGTCAATAACTTAAAATACCTGGGTGCGAAAATGGAGCAATGCCAGGGATAAAAGGGGCGGCGGTTTAAAACAACGGCTCGCCATATCCTTTTTTCGCGCCGCGTTCATACTCCGCCATCGCTTCCGGCATCACGCTTGTTATCTGATCTATCCGCGCCCCATGGACAGGATGGGCGGAAAGAAAACCGCTTTTGCCCTCCGGCTCGGCGTTTTCCCCGTATTCCCTGAACCGTTCCCAGAACTTAACGGCCTCTCGCGGGTCATATCCGGCCCTGGCCATGTACAAGACACCCAGGTGATCGGCCTCAAACTCGTGGTACCTCGAATAAGGCAGGGTGAACACCACCGCAACACCCGCCCCGTATATTTTTCTTATCAGCTCCTTGACTCTTTCGTCAATGCCCAGCCCTTCGGCCAGAAACTCTTTCCCTGCGTCCGCCAGGTTAGCCTGGCTGAGCCTTTCGGCCCCGTGACGCGCCACGGCATGGGCGATCTCGTGCCCCATCACCGCCGCAAGCCCCGCCTCGTTTTCCGCGATCGGCAGGATGCCCGTGTTCACCGCGACCTTGCCCCCCGGCATGCAAAAAGCGTTGGGCGCTTCCGATTCGATAAGGTTGAACTCCCATTTCATCCCATCCGCTCCGCTCGCCACGGCTATGGCGCGCCCCACCCTTTCAACAATTGAGATTAGCCTGGCGTCGCGCGAGATCCTCGATTTGGCGAGCACTTCACGGTATGTCTGCTCTCCGATGCTCTCTTCCTTTTGCTTGTCGATGAGGATAAGCTGCGGGCGCTTTGTCTCCGGGACCGTCGAACAGGAGATAAGCGGAACTAAAGCAAGAGCGGCGGTGACCAGCCGGAAAACAGGGCGACAGGTAACAGGCATATTGATGGTAAATCCCGCCGTTTTAAGCTTACTTTGCCCTTTGTGATGAGTTATATTTATAACATAAAATCAAGCTTTTAGTGTGCCCATGGAACCAAAGCCCCTTAAGTCCCGCCCCGATGGGGCGCCTTCAGTGCTGCTGGTGGATGACGAGGAAGTTGTGCGAAAGTCGCTCACCCGCCTGCTGGAAAACGACGGGTACGCGGTCACAGCGTCCGCCAGCGGGGAAGAAGCGCTGAATCATGTGCGATCCACCTCCTTTGACGTGCTTTTATGCGATTACAAAATGCCGGGGATGAACGGGCTTGAGACCTGCGCCGCCGCCAAGACATTAAGGCCGGACATGGCCTGCATCCTGATAACCGGCGCCGGGAGCGACCAGGTGATCATCGAAGCGTTCACCATGGGGAAGGTTGACCATTACCTGGCAAAACCCTTCTCCGGCGACGAACTGCGCAATGCCATGAGCTACGGGCTCAAGGAAGCGGGCTCCCGCTACATGACGCGGCGTTTTGGAGAAGAGCTAAGACGCAAGGTGGAAGAGGCCACCGGAGAATTGCTGGAAAAGAACCGGCTTTTGCGGCAAAGGGAGCAGGAGGCGGCCGCGCTAAACCAAAAGTTGCAGGAAGAGCACGAGCGTCTGTTAAAACTCAACGAAAAGCTGGGAACCCTTTCAGTGACCGACGGGCTGACCTCCCTTTTCAACTTCCGGCATTTCACAAACCGGCTGGCGGAGGAATTCTACCGGGCGCGGCGGTATGGCGGGGCGCTGTCGCTTCTGATGATAGACCTGGACGATTTCAAGCCTGTAAACGATGTGTTCGGCCACCTTGCGGGGGACGAAGTCCTGAAAAGCATCGCGGATATCCTGCGGACATCCAGCCGCACGGCGGACCTTGCGGCCAGGTATGGCGGGGAGGAATTCGCCATGGTGCTCCCGGAGGTGGGGCTGGACGGAGCCGCGCTTAGCGCCGAGCGCCTGCGCCAGGGCATAGCGGAGATGTCCGTCAATTTCTCCGGGGCGCAGATAAAGGTGACCGCCTCCATCGGCGTGGCGGCGCTGGACAGCGGCTCGATGAACGCCCCTCAGGACCTGGTAAAGTCCGCCGACCTGGCGCTGTATCACGCCAAGGAGACCGGGAAAAATTGCGTCGCCATTTTGAGGGACGGGCAGGTGCGGGCCATGGGCAAGGAGAACATCATCACCGAAGGCTCCCGCGCCGGGATCCATGCGGTATTGGACAAGATGACTATGGAGGCGGAAAGCGCCGAAGAGGTGGCCGGTTATTTCACCAAGGCGCTCAAGGACGCGTTCACCGACAACGGGAGCGAGTTTTACATTTCCGTCAGGATTGCCGGCCCGTCCGGCGAAATGATGGAACGGGCTTCCATGGGATCATATTCCGGCTTCCACGACCTTCAGACGCTGGCGCGGGAAACAGCGCACAACCGCGTTCCCAAAATATATGATGATCCTAAGGATCCGCTTTCGGCTTTCCCGGTACTGTCAGGCGGAAAAACAGCGGAGGGTGCGGGCTTGACCGGAGCGTTATTATTGAACCGGATACCTTCTTCGCTTGGATTTCTTTCCAGGCTGGCAGCCGACCTTGGCGAAGCCCTTTGCGCCGTGGAAGAACGGCGGCAGGCCAAGGATCTGATCAACCGCCGGGAAGCGCTCGACGCACTGCTTGGCGACACCGCCGGGGACGCTTCCAATGAAGAGGACTGGTGGGCGCCTCTGAAAAAACGGGGGGATCGGCTAAAGGAAATATTGGGGGCGCGGGGCGTGTGGGTATATACATTCAATCCGCCGGGCGTCTCCCTGAGCCTTGAGTCCGGCGAGGCTGTGACAGCTCCATTGGCGCGCAAACCAGACGCCTCCGGGAGCGTGGCCGAAAGAGTGTTCCACAGGATGTCCACCGGGACGACTGTGCTGCGGCGAAGGGAGCCGGAGTTGGAAGAAGCGTTCGCTTTGACGGGGCTTGCCATGCCATCGTTGCCCGCCGCCATCCGGCCTCTTTGGGGGGCCGGACACCTATGGGGCGCGCTGGTCCTCACGGAGCCTTATGGCGGAGCGTTCGCCGGAGGGATTGAAGACCTGGTGGAAGCTTTATGCCCCACTCTGCTTTTCATGATTTATAATGAACGTCGCCAAATTAACGGAAAAACATCCACGGAAAGAAAAAACGCTTGATGAAGACTGAATCAAAAGTGATGAGTGGCTCGGAAGTGAGGCGCAAGTTCCTGGAATACTTCGCGGGAAAAGAACACGCGGCGGTGCGCTCCGCCCCCCTTGTCCCCGGCAACGATCCAACCCTGCTTTTCACCAACGCAGGGATGGTGCCTTTCAAGGACGTGTTCCTGGGAGTGGACAAGAGGCCGTATAAACGGGCCGTGTCCGCCCAGAAATGCCTGCGCGTTTCCGGCAAGCACAACGACCTGGAGACTGTCGGCCGAACGGCGCGCCATCACACGTTTTTCGAGATGCTCGGCAATTTTTCCTTTGGGGACTATTTCAAGGAAAAAGCCATAGATCTGGCCTGGGAGTTCATGGCAAAAAACATGGAACTGCCGGTGGAGAAACTCTATATAACCGTTTACAAGGACGACGACGACGCGGCGCGGATCTGGGAGAAAAACATCGGCATACCGGCCGGCAGGATATACAGGTTTGGCGAGAAGGACAACTTCTGGTCCATGGGAGACACCGGCCCCTGCGGCCCATGCTCCGAGATACATTACGACCGGGGCGAAAAATATAAATGCGCCAACCCGAATTGCGGGATCGACTGTGAGTGCGACAGGTTTCTGGAGCTTTGGAACCTGGTATTCATGCAGTATAACCGCGACTCCGCAGGCAAGCTGACGCCGCTGCCAAATCCAAGCATAGACACAGGCATGGGGCTGGAGCGGCTTGTTTCCGTGATCCAGGGAAAGGACACAAACTTCGACACGGACCTGATTCTTCCCGTCATAAGGCACATGGAAAGGATCGCGGAGCGCAAATACCCCGAAGATCCGAAATCCGATATCTCTTTTCGGGTGATAGGCGACCATGCCCGGGCGGTAACATTCCTGCTGGCGGACGGTGTGATGCCATCCAACGAAGGGCGTGGCTATGTGCTTCGGCGGATCCTGCGGCGGGCCTTGCGCCACGGCAGGATGCTCGGCGTAACGGAGCCTTTCGCCCACAAGCTGACGGACACCGTGATCGAAACGATGAAGGATGCCTATCCCGAACTTGCCCATCATGAGCGCGTGATCCGGGGGGTGACTTTGGCCGAGGAACAGGGCTTTGGGGCCACGCTCGAATACGGGATGAACCTTATCGCGGAGATGATAGAGGCCGCAAAGGCCAACACCGGCGGGATCATCCCCGGCGCCGAGGCGTTCAAGCTTTACGACACTTACGGATTCCCGATGGACCTGGCCGTGGAGATCGCCGTGGACGCCAACGTGTCCATAGACATGGCGGGATTCAACGCGCAGATGACGGGCCAGCGTGAGAAAGCGCGCAAGTCCTGGAAGGGCGGGAGCGGCGAGGGGGAAATCAATCCGGTCTATAAAAAAGTTTCGGACGGCGTTCCGCCCACGGTGTTCCTGGGATACGAAAATCAGATCGCGAAGACCAAGGTCTTGGGAATAGTCAAAAAAGGCGAAGTGGCGGGAAGCGCTTCCGCGGGGGACGAGGCGGAGCTTCTTTTGGCGGCCACCCCTTTTTACGCCGAATCCGGCGGGCAGGTGGGCGATACGGGGATCATTTACCACGACTCGTTCCGGGCTGAGGTCTCCGGCGTTTCAAAGCCCGATGGCACTCACTGGTTCCACAAGGTCTCCATAATTTCCGGTTCCGTCAAACCACTGGACACTGTGACCGCCAAGATAGACGGAGACCGGCGCGATGACGTGCGCAAGAACCACTCGGCCACACACCTTCTCCACGCCGCGCTGCGCCAGGCGCTCGGTTCGCACATAAAACAGGCGGGCTCGCTTGTGAGCGGCGAAAGGCTCCGCTTCGACTATACCCATTTCACCGCCCCCGCCCGGGAGGAGATCGAACGGGTGGAGCGGATCGTCAACGAGCGGGTGATGGAGAACATGCTGGTGAGCACGGAGGTGAAGGGGCTGGAGGAAGCCATGACCGCCGGGGCGACCGCGCTTTTCGGCGAGAAATACGGCGATAAGGTACGGGTGGTGACCATGGGAGGCTTTTCGCAGGAACTTTGCGGCGGAACCCATGTGAAAGCCACCGGGGACATCGGCCTTTTCCGGATCGTATCTGAAGGAGGCGTGGCCGCCGGGGTGCGCCGTATCGAAGCGGTGACCGGGCATGGAGCGCTCGACCAGGTCAAGCGGCTGGACCAGGAAATCGCCGCCGTGGCGGAGGCGTTAAAATCGCAGCCGTCAGGTCTGCCGGACAAAGTGAAAAAGTTGTCCGACCGGATGCGCGACCTTGAAAAGGAAAACAGGAAGCTCAAGGAAAAGCTGTTCTCCGGCAAAAGCGGCGGATCGGATGGTGACGCCGTGGAGGTGGATGGCGTGAAGGTGTTGGCCCAGGAACTCGACGGGGCGGACGCGGAGGCGTTGCGCTCTTTCGTGGACAGCCAGAAAAACCGCCTCGGCTCGGCTGTCATAGTGGCTGCGAGCGCCGTGGAGGGAAAGGCGATAATCACCGTGGGCGTCACGGCGGACCTTGTTGGCCGGATTCAGGCCGGCAAGGTGGTAAAAGAGGTTGCCGCCATTGTGGGGGGCGGCGGAGGCGGCCGGCCGGATTTCGCCCAGGCCGGCGGAAAGAACCCGGAAAAGATCGGCGAGGCGGTTGAAGCCGCCGCTTCCATCGTCAAAAAACTTCTCGCGTAGCCGATGAAGACACTCATAATATTCGGCAAGGCCCCTGTGCCCGGATTTGTGAAGACCAGGCTTGCGTCGTCCACATGCCTGTCCGAGGAGCAGGTCTGCTCCGTTTACGAGGCGTTTTTAAAGGACATAGTATCGGTGGCCGCGTTGACCTCGGCGGAGACCATCCTGATAAGCTACACACCGGACGGGGAAGAAAAAAGGCTCCGGGACCTTATTCGCGGGCAAAACCTGGGGACCCGCAATGAAAGGCGTTTCGTATTCACCCCGCAGACCGGCGAAACCTATGCCGAACGGGTGGCGAACGCTTTTTCGGCCGCGGCCAAGTTCGAAGGCGAGGCGGTGGTGATGATCAGGACGGACGCTCCCGTGCTAAAGCCTGAAATAATAGACGGAGCTTTCGAGTTCATAATCTCCCGTTCCGGAGTCACCCTTGGGCCGAGCGGCGCCGGAAGCGTTTACCTGATAGGGCATCCCGGCGGGATGGCGCTGGATTTCTCCCGGGTGTTCACGGAAGGTTCGGAGATAGAAAACCTTTTGGGCCAGGCCCGAGGCGGGAATATGCCGCTAAAGCTCCTTCCCGAGATACTGGACGTGACGCTGGAGGGGGAATTGATAACGCTCATCGGCGTGATGCGCGCCCTTGCCTACCAGCGCAAGTTTGAAAGCCAGGTGTTCCCCATGAGCACTTTCAAGGTGATCGAGGACCTTGGGCTTGAAATAGTCCGATCCGGTGAAGATGGCTCAATAAAACAAATCGCCTTTTCCAAGAGTGTTCCCGCTTCGTGAACACGGCGGGCCGTCTCCAGGCTTTTACAGTGACACGCCATGCCTGATGCGGTGGTGCTCCTCTCCGGCGGACTGGACTCGGCCACAACCCTTGCC is part of the Nitrospinota bacterium genome and encodes:
- a CDS encoding SUMF1/EgtB/PvdO family nonheme iron enzyme, with translation MLIFVGAIAACDGGKSSSTSSSSSGQSSQSVSITGRASKGPIIGGTVTVYQLNADGTRGAVLAQTTTGADGRFSFNQSFTGAVEIAVSGGSYVDEATGVTVDFAGKELQAMYSNGVAAGENVAVTAITTIATAQARQRINDGESMTAAITNANANIAANFGLEGVDITHVTPDDLTNGSEQSDPNSDSARYGLILAALSQSSANRGYEPGQLREVIARLERDLSDTKINEGRNQDVMLGLPAAAGEFLGNGTNASQITVGAINIPSPILNIEGCMDPSGSNWNPEATSAGDCTYRGCTNQSASNYNPTATVDDGSCAYTQASAGSSTPAGMVLVTGGCFDMGDNWLGEEVDELLHNVCVSTFYMDAKEVTQGDYTAWNSGVNPSWFVQANEGTLPADTSTYPVEKVTWQNASDYCSAQGKRLPTEAEWEYAARNGGQVVRYGTGSDNIDCTTANIWNGGGCYNAATSVGGGPAPVGNYAANSIGLYDMAGNMWEWVSDWYDANYYATSPVNDPENVVDSGTKIVRGGSWERQSIYARAADRVDFNPADTSYLRGFRCAQ
- a CDS encoding M48 family metallopeptidase, with translation MPVTCRPVFRLVTAALALVPLISCSTVPETKRPQLILIDKQKEESIGEQTYREVLAKSRISRDARLISIVERVGRAIAVASGADGMKWEFNLIESEAPNAFCMPGGKVAVNTGILPIAENEAGLAAVMGHEIAHAVARHGAERLSQANLADAGKEFLAEGLGIDERVKELIRKIYGAGVAVVFTLPYSRYHEFEADHLGVLYMARAGYDPREAVKFWERFREYGENAEPEGKSGFLSAHPVHGARIDQITSVMPEAMAEYERGAKKGYGEPLF
- a CDS encoding diguanylate cyclase — encoded protein: MLLVDDEEVVRKSLTRLLENDGYAVTASASGEEALNHVRSTSFDVLLCDYKMPGMNGLETCAAAKTLRPDMACILITGAGSDQVIIEAFTMGKVDHYLAKPFSGDELRNAMSYGLKEAGSRYMTRRFGEELRRKVEEATGELLEKNRLLRQREQEAAALNQKLQEEHERLLKLNEKLGTLSVTDGLTSLFNFRHFTNRLAEEFYRARRYGGALSLLMIDLDDFKPVNDVFGHLAGDEVLKSIADILRTSSRTADLAARYGGEEFAMVLPEVGLDGAALSAERLRQGIAEMSVNFSGAQIKVTASIGVAALDSGSMNAPQDLVKSADLALYHAKETGKNCVAILRDGQVRAMGKENIITEGSRAGIHAVLDKMTMEAESAEEVAGYFTKALKDAFTDNGSEFYISVRIAGPSGEMMERASMGSYSGFHDLQTLARETAHNRVPKIYDDPKDPLSAFPVLSGGKTAEGAGLTGALLLNRIPSSLGFLSRLAADLGEALCAVEERRQAKDLINRREALDALLGDTAGDASNEEDWWAPLKKRGDRLKEILGARGVWVYTFNPPGVSLSLESGEAVTAPLARKPDASGSVAERVFHRMSTGTTVLRRREPELEEAFALTGLAMPSLPAAIRPLWGAGHLWGALVLTEPYGGAFAGGIEDLVEALCPTLLFMIYNERRQINGKTSTERKNA
- the alaS gene encoding alanine--tRNA ligase, which encodes MSGSEVRRKFLEYFAGKEHAAVRSAPLVPGNDPTLLFTNAGMVPFKDVFLGVDKRPYKRAVSAQKCLRVSGKHNDLETVGRTARHHTFFEMLGNFSFGDYFKEKAIDLAWEFMAKNMELPVEKLYITVYKDDDDAARIWEKNIGIPAGRIYRFGEKDNFWSMGDTGPCGPCSEIHYDRGEKYKCANPNCGIDCECDRFLELWNLVFMQYNRDSAGKLTPLPNPSIDTGMGLERLVSVIQGKDTNFDTDLILPVIRHMERIAERKYPEDPKSDISFRVIGDHARAVTFLLADGVMPSNEGRGYVLRRILRRALRHGRMLGVTEPFAHKLTDTVIETMKDAYPELAHHERVIRGVTLAEEQGFGATLEYGMNLIAEMIEAAKANTGGIIPGAEAFKLYDTYGFPMDLAVEIAVDANVSIDMAGFNAQMTGQREKARKSWKGGSGEGEINPVYKKVSDGVPPTVFLGYENQIAKTKVLGIVKKGEVAGSASAGDEAELLLAATPFYAESGGQVGDTGIIYHDSFRAEVSGVSKPDGTHWFHKVSIISGSVKPLDTVTAKIDGDRRDDVRKNHSATHLLHAALRQALGSHIKQAGSLVSGERLRFDYTHFTAPAREEIERVERIVNERVMENMLVSTEVKGLEEAMTAGATALFGEKYGDKVRVVTMGGFSQELCGGTHVKATGDIGLFRIVSEGGVAAGVRRIEAVTGHGALDQVKRLDQEIAAVAEALKSQPSGLPDKVKKLSDRMRDLEKENRKLKEKLFSGKSGGSDGDAVEVDGVKVLAQELDGADAEALRSFVDSQKNRLGSAVIVAASAVEGKAIITVGVTADLVGRIQAGKVVKEVAAIVGGGGGGRPDFAQAGGKNPEKIGEAVEAAASIVKKLLA
- a CDS encoding DUF2064 domain-containing protein — encoded protein: MKTLIIFGKAPVPGFVKTRLASSTCLSEEQVCSVYEAFLKDIVSVAALTSAETILISYTPDGEEKRLRDLIRGQNLGTRNERRFVFTPQTGETYAERVANAFSAAAKFEGEAVVMIRTDAPVLKPEIIDGAFEFIISRSGVTLGPSGAGSVYLIGHPGGMALDFSRVFTEGSEIENLLGQARGGNMPLKLLPEILDVTLEGELITLIGVMRALAYQRKFESQVFPMSTFKVIEDLGLEIVRSGEDGSIKQIAFSKSVPAS